The Orenia marismortui DSM 5156 genome has a window encoding:
- a CDS encoding small, acid-soluble spore protein, alpha/beta type — MARIMSDKTKYELAEELGFADKVKDGDWGNITTREAGSLVKRAIEKVEESMAQQK; from the coding sequence ATGGCTCGTATTATGTCAGATAAGACAAAATATGAATTGGCTGAAGAGCTAGGATTTGCTGATAAGGTCAAAGATGGTGATTGGGGTAATATAACCACCAGAGAAGCTGGGTCATTAGTTAAACGAGCAATAGAGAAGGTAGAAGAGAGTATGGCTCAGCAAAAATAA